One genomic region from Gammaproteobacteria bacterium encodes:
- the pheS gene encoding phenylalanine--tRNA ligase subunit alpha — MPHIFDALNTEATTAIAAVTDLPQLDQLRVQYLGKKGSVTALLKSLGEMPAEERKAAGQKINELKDALQSALDARKIILEQSALQQRLSAETIDVTLPGRHIASGAWHPITQTLHRIVDILAELGFSVEEGPEVEDEFHNFEALNIPKTHPARAMHDTFYVEHGLLLRTHTSPVQVRVMKNQPLPLRIIAPGRVYRCDSDVTHTPMFHQVEGLLVDEDVSFADLMGTLDAFLKAFFERDDLKTRYRPSYFPFTEPSAEVDIQCVHCVGKGCRICKNTGWLEVLGSGMVHPEVFRHCNIDSERYTGYAFGMGVERLAMLRLGVTDLRMFFENDARFLAQFA, encoded by the coding sequence ATGCCACATATTTTTGATGCACTGAATACAGAAGCCACAACAGCCATTGCCGCAGTAACTGATTTACCGCAGTTAGATCAATTGCGCGTGCAATATCTAGGCAAAAAAGGTTCGGTCACCGCATTATTAAAATCATTAGGCGAAATGCCAGCCGAAGAACGTAAAGCTGCGGGTCAAAAAATTAATGAATTAAAAGATGCGCTGCAATCAGCTTTAGATGCACGCAAAATAATATTAGAACAATCCGCATTACAACAACGCTTAAGTGCAGAAACGATTGATGTCACTTTACCGGGACGTCATATTGCGAGCGGTGCATGGCACCCCATTACGCAAACGTTACATCGCATTGTCGATATTTTAGCGGAGCTTGGTTTTAGTGTAGAAGAAGGCCCAGAAGTAGAAGATGAATTTCATAATTTCGAAGCCTTAAATATTCCAAAAACACATCCCGCACGTGCCATGCACGACACATTTTATGTTGAGCATGGTTTATTATTGCGCACGCACACTTCGCCTGTGCAAGTGCGCGTTATGAAAAATCAACCATTGCCATTACGCATTATTGCACCCGGACGAGTTTATCGTTGTGACTCTGATGTCACACACACGCCGATGTTTCATCAAGTTGAAGGTTTGTTAGTTGATGAAGATGTCAGCTTTGCAGATTTGATGGGCACGCTGGATGCATTTTTAAAAGCTTTTTTTGAACGTGATGACTTAAAAACACGCTATCGTCCTTCGTATTTCCCGTTTACTGAACCTTCTGCTGAAGTAGATATTCAATGCGTACATTGTGTTGGTAAAGGTTGTCGTATTTGCAAAAACACGGGCTGGCTAGAAGTATTAGGGAGTGGCATGGTGCATCCTGAAGTTTTTCGCCATTGTAATATTGATAGCGAACGTTATACGGGTTATGCCTTCGGAATGGGCGTAGAGCGTTTAGCGATGTTGCGTTTAGGTGTAACCGATTTACGTATGTTTTTCGAAAACGATGCGCGTTTCTTAGCGCAATTCGCTTAA
- the ihfA gene encoding integration host factor subunit alpha yields the protein MALTKAEMAEMLFDELGLNKREAKELVELFFIEVRDALAKGDEVKLSGFGNFTLRTKNQRPGRNPKTGEEIPISARRVVTFRPGQKLKARVEAYAGSQQQ from the coding sequence ATGGCACTCACCAAAGCTGAAATGGCCGAGATGCTGTTCGATGAACTCGGACTGAACAAGCGTGAAGCCAAGGAATTGGTGGAGTTATTTTTTATCGAAGTGCGCGACGCCTTAGCTAAAGGTGATGAAGTAAAGTTATCAGGTTTTGGTAATTTTACCTTGCGTACCAAAAATCAACGACCCGGCCGAAATCCTAAAACGGGCGAAGAGATACCTATCTCAGCGCGGCGCGTAGTGACATTCCGGCCAGGACAAAAACTGAAAGCACGAGTGGAAGCGTATGCTGGAAGCCAGCAACAATAA
- a CDS encoding PAS domain-containing protein, with protein sequence MKDNAGSNQSRTTHSGNLSVITDNRSTSHAIEWLWSDAKVEQQVRFVKAIYDTSPNAIYLFDVIERKTLFNSRGALQVLGYSTQQLIDMGGELLPAVMHPDDAAHMEQHFAALLHSNDNETPLEATYRLKANDGQWRWFHSRDSIYERDADGRVRLIVGTAQDITEYQTALDQLSQMQKMEAIGNLAGGVAHDFNNLLSGILGYAELLQEQSTPNSTASEYVEAILGAGERARDLAEQLLAFARKQPISPEYLDINRCLHELQPMLRRLLREDIRLEINCAAQLPMIWFDATQLDQIIMNLALNAQDAMIDGGRLALDVYTRRAPNQDAQPIVIVEVTDTGTGMREEQLQRIFEPFYTTKQQGNGLGLSTVYALVKQHEGRISVKSTLGKGSCFILELPARDMQAAHAPLVGASSITSDIKLANDTGAVLIVEDDSTVRTFMVTALRAANIKVFSAGGTAEARALMQECGSEISLLLSDVVMPDGSGVKLYQQLNAVYPQLNVLYVSGYDAEWLLEYHDVPRNKLLFKPVQRQLLVQRIKRILRSARYSAA encoded by the coding sequence ATGAAAGACAATGCCGGCAGTAATCAATCACGCACCACCCACTCGGGCAACTTATCGGTTATCACCGACAATAGATCTACCTCTCACGCAATTGAGTGGTTGTGGTCTGATGCAAAAGTTGAGCAGCAAGTCCGCTTTGTCAAAGCCATTTATGATACGAGTCCGAACGCTATTTATTTGTTCGACGTCATTGAACGTAAAACATTATTTAATAGTAGAGGTGCTTTGCAGGTGTTGGGTTACAGCACCCAGCAACTTATAGATATGGGTGGCGAGTTGTTACCCGCCGTAATGCATCCCGATGATGCGGCACATATGGAACAACATTTTGCTGCGTTGCTGCATTCCAATGACAATGAAACACCCCTAGAAGCAACTTACCGTTTAAAAGCAAATGATGGTCAATGGCGATGGTTTCATAGTCGCGATTCAATTTATGAGCGCGACGCTGATGGGCGTGTCCGTTTAATTGTCGGCACTGCACAAGATATTACCGAATATCAAACCGCATTAGATCAATTAAGTCAGATGCAAAAAATGGAAGCCATTGGTAATTTAGCCGGCGGCGTTGCGCATGACTTTAATAATTTGCTTTCCGGTATTTTAGGTTACGCTGAATTATTACAAGAACAATCAACACCGAATAGCACCGCTAGCGAATACGTCGAAGCAATTTTAGGCGCAGGTGAACGCGCGCGTGATTTAGCCGAGCAATTATTAGCTTTTGCTCGTAAACAACCCATATCACCAGAATATTTAGACATCAATCGTTGCTTACATGAATTGCAACCCATGTTGCGACGTTTATTGCGCGAAGATATTCGTTTGGAAATTAATTGCGCAGCTCAACTACCGATGATTTGGTTTGATGCAACCCAACTTGATCAAATTATTATGAATCTTGCTTTAAATGCGCAAGATGCCATGATCGATGGCGGACGTTTAGCGCTTGATGTCTACACACGCCGTGCACCTAATCAAGATGCGCAACCCATTGTGATTGTGGAAGTGACAGATACCGGTACTGGCATGCGCGAAGAACAATTACAGCGTATTTTCGAACCCTTTTATACGACTAAACAACAAGGCAATGGATTAGGTTTGTCGACGGTATATGCATTAGTGAAACAGCATGAAGGGCGCATTAGTGTTAAAAGCACGTTAGGGAAAGGCAGTTGTTTTATTCTGGAGCTGCCAGCGCGTGACATGCAAGCAGCGCACGCGCCATTAGTAGGCGCATCATCTATTACATCGGATATTAAATTAGCTAATGACACAGGTGCAGTATTAATCGTTGAAGATGATTCGACCGTACGTACTTTTATGGTAACGGCCTTGCGTGCAGCGAACATTAAAGTATTTTCTGCGGGTGGCACCGCTGAAGCACGAGCGCTGATGCAAGAATGTGGTTCGGAAATTAGTTTATTGCTTAGCGATGTAGTAATGCCCGACGGTTCTGGTGTTAAGTTATATCAACAACTCAATGCAGTGTATCCGCAATTAAACGTATTATACGTTTCTGGTTATGATGCAGAATGGTTGTTGGAATATCATGACGTGCCGCGCAATAAATTATTATTTAAACCCGTGCAACGCCAATTATTAGTCCAACGCATTAAACGAATCTTGCGCAGTGCTCGTTATAGTGCTGCTTGA
- the rpmI gene encoding 50S ribosomal protein L35: MPKLKTNRGAAKRFRVAASGKIKRGQSHKRHILTKKSAKRKRQLRDGIHVHGSDVASIYQMMPYA; encoded by the coding sequence ATGCCTAAGTTGAAAACAAACCGTGGCGCAGCCAAACGGTTTAGAGTTGCCGCATCAGGCAAAATCAAGCGTGGACAGTCGCACAAACGACATATCCTCACCAAAAAGAGCGCCAAGCGTAAACGTCAATTACGCGATGGTATCCATGTACATGGAAGTGACGTCGCTTCTATTTATCAAATGATGCCCTACGCATAA
- the pheT gene encoding phenylalanine--tRNA ligase subunit beta, which translates to MKFSEAWLRTFVNPAIKTDELLVQLNRLGLEVDGVSAVAPMFDNVVVAEIKTISQHPDADRLRVCGVDVGQTELLQIVCGAANAAQGMKAPLAMIGANLPNGLNIKKGKLRGVESFGMLCSAVELGLAEVSNGLLALPSDAPVGQDIREYLLLNDNIIEIDVTPNRGDCLSVRGVAREIATLNNLSLQDIAITPFAPTIDDVLKINIEARDACPVYVGRVIRNLKLENVQTPIWITERLRRAGIRNIHPVVDISNYVMLEIGQPMHAFDLQKLHGGIHVRTLKQAISLALLDGQTIEVKSDTLVIADDKGVLALAGIMGGAASAVTENTTDIFLESACFTQDALAGKAREYNLHTDSSQRFERGVDSAIQRLAIERATTLICGLAGGQVGPVIDVNNTNLTRPTIHLRTMRIEKILGMPFPQTQVEQILSGLGMQLQRVADGWQVTPPTFRFDMAREVDLIEELARLHGYDNLPRRMPMLRARVRADAGENRQRRLSHLLIARGFQEVITYSFVDPVLQQPLLPQRINLALRNPISSEMAVMRTSLIPGLLQTLIYNQNRQQKRLQIFEAGLRFELDAHNQLSQTPTLAALRWGSREPESWQAAKPQLDFYDIKGDIEALLAAAGLRDILFEPLMNELLPWQPGSAAYIKCADKVIGVVGALHPANLAALDIEGAVYAFELDIAPLLNQPTVAKAADVSKFPAIRRDLAIIVDHNCDWQAVLASVQKIGISSLRSVLLFDVYAGKGVIPGRKSFAMGLILQEFSRTLTDDEVDAAVAVILAALRADLNAILRE; encoded by the coding sequence ATGAAATTCAGTGAAGCTTGGCTACGAACATTTGTAAATCCCGCTATTAAGACGGACGAGTTGCTGGTCCAACTCAATCGCTTGGGTTTGGAAGTAGATGGCGTCTCTGCTGTTGCCCCCATGTTTGATAATGTAGTTGTGGCTGAAATAAAAACCATCAGCCAACATCCGGATGCAGATCGTTTACGCGTGTGTGGTGTTGATGTTGGTCAAACAGAACTATTGCAAATCGTGTGTGGTGCAGCGAATGCTGCGCAAGGAATGAAAGCGCCATTAGCCATGATTGGCGCTAATTTGCCGAATGGTTTAAATATTAAAAAGGGCAAGTTACGCGGCGTTGAGTCCTTCGGTATGTTGTGTTCAGCAGTAGAATTAGGTTTAGCGGAAGTCTCAAATGGATTATTGGCATTGCCCAGTGATGCGCCTGTCGGTCAAGACATTCGCGAATATCTATTATTAAACGATAACATTATAGAAATTGATGTCACGCCGAATCGAGGTGATTGCTTAAGCGTTCGAGGGGTTGCACGTGAAATTGCGACTTTGAATAATTTGTCTTTGCAAGACATTGCGATTACTCCGTTTGCCCCGACGATTGACGATGTTTTAAAAATTAATATCGAAGCGCGTGATGCCTGTCCTGTGTATGTGGGCCGCGTAATTCGTAATTTAAAATTAGAAAACGTTCAAACGCCTATTTGGATTACGGAACGATTACGTCGTGCCGGTATACGTAATATTCATCCCGTCGTTGATATAAGTAATTATGTAATGTTAGAAATCGGGCAGCCTATGCATGCGTTTGATTTGCAGAAATTACACGGCGGCATTCATGTTCGTACACTGAAACAGGCCATTAGTTTGGCGTTATTAGATGGTCAAACCATTGAAGTAAAATCAGATACTTTAGTCATTGCGGATGACAAGGGTGTATTAGCATTAGCCGGCATCATGGGCGGTGCAGCCTCAGCGGTAACAGAGAACACTACCGATATTTTTCTAGAAAGCGCGTGCTTTACTCAAGATGCATTAGCAGGTAAAGCGCGCGAATATAATTTACATACCGATTCATCGCAGCGTTTCGAACGTGGTGTTGATTCCGCGATTCAGCGTTTAGCAATAGAGCGTGCAACGACATTAATTTGTGGCTTAGCGGGTGGTCAAGTAGGCCCCGTAATCGATGTTAACAATACTAATCTAACGCGGCCGACCATTCATTTGCGCACTATGCGCATTGAAAAAATACTTGGAATGCCATTCCCGCAAACGCAGGTGGAACAAATTCTCAGTGGTCTTGGTATGCAACTGCAGCGTGTGGCTGATGGTTGGCAGGTAACACCACCGACTTTTCGTTTTGATATGGCGCGTGAAGTAGATTTGATCGAAGAATTAGCGCGCTTGCATGGTTACGATAATTTGCCGCGTCGTATGCCCATGCTACGCGCACGTGTGCGTGCCGATGCGGGTGAAAATCGCCAACGTCGTTTAAGCCATTTATTAATAGCGCGCGGTTTCCAAGAAGTTATTACCTACAGTTTTGTTGATCCCGTTTTGCAGCAGCCTCTATTACCTCAGCGGATTAATCTTGCTTTACGCAATCCGATTTCGTCTGAAATGGCGGTGATGCGCACGAGCTTAATTCCGGGCTTGTTACAAACATTAATTTACAATCAAAATCGCCAACAAAAACGCTTACAAATTTTTGAAGCTGGTTTGCGCTTTGAATTAGATGCACATAATCAACTTAGTCAAACGCCAACCTTAGCGGCTTTGCGATGGGGTAGTCGTGAACCGGAATCCTGGCAAGCAGCTAAACCACAGTTAGATTTTTATGATATTAAAGGCGACATCGAAGCTTTGCTCGCCGCTGCTGGTTTGCGCGATATTTTATTTGAACCGCTTATGAACGAGTTATTGCCGTGGCAGCCCGGCTCCGCAGCCTATATAAAATGTGCGGATAAAGTCATCGGTGTAGTCGGTGCTTTGCATCCTGCTAATTTGGCAGCACTTGATATAGAAGGCGCGGTCTATGCGTTTGAACTCGATATAGCGCCTTTATTAAATCAGCCCACGGTAGCAAAAGCTGCTGATGTTTCCAAATTCCCTGCCATTCGCCGGGATTTGGCCATCATCGTGGATCACAACTGCGACTGGCAAGCGGTCTTGGCGAGCGTGCAGAAAATAGGCATTAGCAGTTTACGATCCGTGCTTTTATTTGATGTTTACGCTGGAAAAGGCGTGATACCTGGTCGAAAAAGTTTCGCGATGGGCTTGATTTTACAGGAATTTTCGCGCACTCTTACCGACGATGAGGTGGATGCGGCAGTGGCCGTTATTCTCGCTGCACTACGGGCAGATCTCAACGCGATCTTGAGGGAGTAG
- the recJ gene encoding single-stranded-DNA-specific exonuclease RecJ, whose translation MHKKIQRRNIVNQLVWSSDVHPILRQVLAHRHIGSVDELNCSLNKLYDAQALSGLEQAAELLADAIISNQRILIMGDFDADGATSSALAVRALRAMGAQQVDFLVPNRFEFGYGLTPEIVAIAAQRKPDWLLTVDNGISSHAGVLAANAAGIGVIITDHHLPGAHLPAARVIVNPNLPNDTFPSKNLAGVGVIFYVLSAVRAALRKRAWFNETRIAPNLAQWLDLVALGTVADVVPLDHNNRILVEQGLRRIRAKQCVPGIQALLAVAGRSAQELLASDLGFVVAPRLNAAGRLDDMALGIRCLLTDDANEARQLAERLDAFNKERRVIERDMQTQALDKLSALIKKLAGAKLPAGLALFDSEWHPGVIGILAARIKETFHRPVIAFAPSEQMNFIKGSARSIPGVHIRDCLEWVHAQYPSLIQSFGGHAMAAGLTIAQSALSDFQAAFAQAVEYYAQDVELGEAIIWSDGELDAADLTLETAQVLRDAAPWGQRFAEPIFDGYFEVVERRIVGESHLKLKLNLAGRVFDAIAFNETGESWQNIQRVRASYKLDINFYTDQRKLQLQITHIEAAD comes from the coding sequence ATCCATAAAAAGATTCAACGTCGCAATATTGTTAATCAACTCGTTTGGTCCAGCGATGTACATCCAATTTTACGTCAGGTTTTAGCCCATCGTCACATTGGATCAGTTGACGAATTAAATTGTAGCTTAAATAAATTATACGATGCGCAAGCTTTGTCTGGTTTAGAGCAAGCTGCCGAATTATTAGCTGACGCCATCATAAGCAATCAACGCATTTTAATTATGGGCGACTTTGATGCCGACGGCGCAACGAGCAGTGCGTTAGCGGTACGCGCGCTACGCGCAATGGGAGCGCAACAAGTTGATTTTTTAGTGCCTAACCGTTTTGAATTTGGTTATGGTTTAACGCCCGAAATTGTCGCGATAGCCGCGCAACGAAAACCAGATTGGTTACTGACTGTTGATAACGGCATCTCTAGTCATGCGGGAGTACTTGCTGCGAATGCAGCAGGGATCGGCGTCATTATCACCGATCATCATTTACCGGGCGCACATTTACCCGCCGCGCGCGTTATCGTAAATCCAAATTTACCGAATGATACTTTCCCAAGTAAAAATCTTGCGGGTGTCGGCGTAATATTTTATGTTTTGTCTGCGGTGCGCGCTGCTTTACGCAAACGTGCATGGTTTAACGAAACACGAATAGCACCTAATCTTGCCCAATGGTTAGATTTAGTCGCACTCGGCACGGTTGCCGATGTGGTGCCACTCGATCACAACAATCGCATTTTAGTTGAACAAGGATTACGTCGCATACGAGCGAAACAATGTGTACCGGGTATTCAGGCTTTGTTAGCTGTAGCCGGACGTTCAGCACAAGAATTGCTCGCTAGTGATTTAGGTTTTGTAGTTGCGCCGCGGCTTAATGCAGCCGGGCGTTTAGATGACATGGCTTTAGGTATTCGTTGTTTATTGACTGATGATGCGAACGAAGCGCGTCAATTAGCTGAACGTTTGGATGCGTTTAATAAAGAACGGCGCGTCATTGAGCGTGACATGCAAACGCAAGCATTGGATAAATTATCTGCGCTCATCAAAAAACTGGCAGGCGCGAAATTGCCAGCGGGCTTGGCTTTGTTCGATAGCGAATGGCACCCGGGCGTTATTGGTATTTTAGCAGCGCGAATTAAAGAAACGTTTCATCGTCCGGTGATTGCTTTTGCGCCCAGTGAACAAATGAATTTTATTAAAGGCTCGGCGCGTTCAATTCCAGGCGTGCATATTCGCGATTGTTTGGAATGGGTGCATGCGCAGTATCCGAGTTTAATCCAAAGTTTTGGTGGTCATGCAATGGCGGCAGGTTTAACGATTGCGCAGAGTGCATTAAGTGATTTCCAGGCGGCCTTTGCACAAGCGGTGGAATATTACGCACAAGATGTTGAATTAGGCGAAGCCATTATTTGGTCCGATGGTGAATTAGATGCCGCCGATCTCACTTTAGAAACAGCGCAAGTCTTACGTGATGCCGCACCATGGGGGCAGCGTTTCGCTGAGCCTATATTTGATGGGTATTTTGAGGTAGTGGAACGTAGAATTGTCGGAGAATCGCATCTCAAATTAAAACTAAATTTAGCGGGCCGTGTATTCGACGCCATTGCATTTAATGAAACGGGAGAAAGCTGGCAAAATATTCAACGTGTGCGTGCAAGTTATAAACTTGATATTAACTTCTATACAGACCAACGAAAACTACAATTACAAATCACCCATATTGAAGCGGCCGATTAA
- a CDS encoding MerR family transcriptional regulator, which produces MLEASNNNELLAIPNKRYFTIGEVSELCSVKPHVLRYWEQEFSHLKPVKRRGNRRYYQRHDVILIRQIRSLLYDQGYTIGGARLQLSGETAKDDTSQSQQIIHQIRVELEEILQILKR; this is translated from the coding sequence ATGCTGGAAGCCAGCAACAATAACGAATTACTTGCGATACCTAACAAACGTTACTTCACAATTGGTGAAGTCAGCGAGTTGTGCAGTGTCAAACCGCATGTATTGCGTTATTGGGAACAAGAATTTTCACATCTTAAACCCGTTAAGCGTCGTGGTAACCGCCGTTATTATCAACGTCATGATGTGATTCTGATTCGGCAAATTCGTAGTTTATTATATGACCAAGGCTACACTATCGGCGGCGCGCGTTTGCAGTTATCCGGCGAAACCGCAAAAGACGACACCTCTCAAAGCCAACAAATTATTCACCAGATCCGCGTTGAACTCGAAGAGATCTTGCAAATCTTAAAACGTTAA
- the rplT gene encoding 50S ribosomal protein L20 — protein MPRVKRGVTARARHKKVLDKAKGYYGARSRVFRVAEQAVTKAGQYAYRDRRQKKRQFRSLWIVRINAAARDCGLSYSRFMNGLKKANIEIDRKVLADLAVFNKEAFAQIAEQARTSLS, from the coding sequence ATGCCTCGAGTTAAACGTGGTGTGACCGCTCGCGCGCGGCACAAAAAAGTTTTAGATAAAGCAAAAGGTTATTATGGCGCACGTAGTCGTGTGTTTCGTGTAGCCGAGCAAGCTGTTACCAAAGCAGGTCAATACGCTTATCGCGATCGTCGTCAGAAAAAACGCCAATTCCGCTCTTTATGGATTGTGCGGATTAATGCTGCGGCACGTGATTGCGGTTTATCGTACAGCCGCTTTATGAATGGGCTGAAAAAAGCGAACATTGAAATCGATCGTAAAGTGTTAGCTGATTTAGCCGTGTTTAATAAGGAAGCGTTTGCTCAGATCGCTGAGCAAGCTAGAACTTCCCTGTCTTAA
- the infC gene encoding translation initiation factor IF-3 has protein sequence MVDVKSHRINDKITAREVRVIDSEGNQLGVLSISEAQALANEAELDLVEIVPTEKPPVCRIMNFGKFKFEQSKKAHQAKRNQKQVQLKEIKLRPGTDDGDYQVKLRNLIRFLEDGDKAKVTMRFRGREMAHQDLGFEFLKRVQKDLEEHGTVEQYPKLEGRQMIMVLGPKKK, from the coding sequence ATCGTTGATGTAAAGAGTCATCGAATCAATGACAAGATTACCGCTCGTGAAGTACGAGTAATTGATTCAGAAGGCAATCAGCTCGGCGTGTTAAGCATTAGCGAAGCACAAGCATTAGCAAATGAAGCAGAGTTAGATTTGGTTGAGATCGTGCCCACCGAAAAACCGCCGGTTTGCCGTATTATGAATTTCGGCAAATTTAAGTTTGAGCAAAGCAAGAAAGCTCATCAAGCAAAACGTAATCAGAAACAAGTGCAGCTCAAAGAAATTAAGTTGCGCCCCGGAACTGATGACGGTGATTATCAAGTTAAATTGCGTAATTTAATTCGATTCTTAGAAGATGGTGATAAAGCCAAAGTGACTATGCGTTTTCGTGGTCGCGAAATGGCGCATCAAGATTTAGGTTTTGAGTTTTTGAAACGCGTGCAAAAAGATTTAGAAGAGCATGGGACAGTTGAACAATATCCCAAGCTTGAAGGTCGCCAAATGATCATGGTTCTGGGACCGAAAAAGAAGTAA
- the thrS gene encoding threonine--tRNA ligase, producing MPVITLPDGSQRPFDHAVTVAEVAASIGAGLAKAALAGAIDGQLVDTSYLIERDVALSIITPKSPEALDVIRHSTAHLLAQAVKQLFPTAQVTIGPVIEDGFFYDFAFERTFTLDDLALIEAKMTELAQTDFKVARTVMARDAAVTFFRGLGEEYKAKIIADIPSDQAISLYQQGDFIDLCRGPHVPSTGHLKAFKLMKVAGAYWRGDSNNEMLQRIYGTAWTDPKELKAYLHRLEEAEKRDHRKIGRALDLFHTQEEAPGMVFWHDNGWRIYTEIQNYIRGRLREADYEEVHTPEIVDISLWQKSGHAEKFIDDMFLTGSEDRQFAIKPMNCPCHVQIYNHGLKSYRDLPLRMAEFGSCHRNEASGTLHGLMRVRGFVQDDAHIFCTEQQVSAEAASFIKLLYSVYADFGFTDIQVKLSTRPAKRIGDDIFWDTAEKALADALDSEGIAWQPNPGEGAFYGPKIEFALKDCIGRVWQCGTLQLDPFIPARLNATYIAEDGSRQTPIMLHRAILGSLERFIGILIEHYAGKFPAWLAPQQAVLLNITDAQGSFVREAEKILKKQGLRVTSDLRNEKIGFKIREQTLQRVPYLLVVGDREVESGSVSVRTREGEDLGIMTLAAFAAHLQQEVVSRSRPSLE from the coding sequence ATGCCTGTTATTACTCTTCCTGATGGTTCGCAACGTCCTTTCGATCATGCTGTTACTGTCGCTGAAGTTGCTGCATCTATAGGTGCGGGACTTGCTAAAGCGGCGCTGGCCGGCGCCATTGATGGCCAATTAGTCGACACCAGTTATCTCATTGAACGCGATGTCGCGCTCAGTATCATTACGCCAAAAAGTCCGGAAGCGTTAGACGTCATTCGTCATTCAACCGCACATTTATTAGCGCAAGCGGTTAAACAATTATTTCCCACTGCACAAGTTACCATCGGTCCTGTCATTGAAGACGGATTTTTTTATGACTTTGCGTTTGAGCGTACTTTTACTTTAGATGACTTGGCGCTTATTGAAGCCAAAATGACCGAGCTTGCGCAAACTGATTTCAAAGTAGCGCGCACCGTAATGGCACGTGATGCAGCGGTCACTTTTTTTCGTGGCTTAGGCGAAGAATATAAAGCTAAAATCATTGCAGATATTCCATCGGATCAGGCGATTTCTTTATATCAGCAAGGCGATTTTATTGATTTATGCAGAGGCCCGCATGTGCCTAGTACGGGTCATTTAAAAGCATTTAAATTGATGAAAGTTGCGGGTGCCTATTGGCGCGGTGATTCTAATAATGAAATGTTGCAGCGTATTTATGGTACTGCATGGACTGATCCTAAAGAATTAAAAGCTTATTTGCATCGATTAGAAGAAGCTGAAAAACGCGATCATCGCAAAATAGGGCGTGCGTTAGATTTATTTCACACCCAAGAAGAAGCGCCTGGCATGGTATTTTGGCATGACAACGGCTGGCGTATTTATACTGAAATTCAAAATTATATTCGCGGACGTTTACGCGAAGCAGATTATGAAGAAGTACATACACCGGAAATTGTGGATATTTCTTTGTGGCAAAAATCCGGTCATGCGGAAAAATTTATTGATGATATGTTTTTAACGGGTTCGGAAGATCGCCAATTTGCGATCAAACCAATGAATTGTCCTTGTCATGTGCAAATCTATAATCATGGTTTGAAAAGTTATCGTGATTTACCGTTACGAATGGCGGAATTTGGTTCTTGTCATCGTAATGAAGCGTCGGGCACTTTGCATGGCTTAATGCGAGTGCGCGGTTTTGTGCAAGACGATGCCCATATTTTTTGTACCGAACAACAAGTCAGCGCGGAAGCCGCGAGTTTTATAAAATTGTTATATTCGGTTTATGCAGACTTTGGCTTCACCGATATCCAAGTGAAATTATCAACACGCCCTGCAAAACGCATTGGCGACGATATTTTTTGGGACACTGCTGAAAAAGCCTTAGCGGATGCTTTAGATTCTGAGGGAATTGCGTGGCAACCCAATCCTGGAGAAGGTGCATTTTATGGCCCTAAAATCGAATTCGCATTAAAAGATTGTATCGGTCGCGTGTGGCAGTGCGGGACTTTGCAATTAGATCCCTTTATTCCAGCGCGTTTGAACGCTACTTATATCGCTGAAGACGGCAGTCGGCAGACGCCAATTATGCTGCATCGGGCTATTTTGGGTTCGCTGGAGCGATTTATTGGTATTTTAATCGAGCATTACGCCGGCAAATTTCCTGCTTGGTTGGCGCCGCAACAAGCGGTTTTACTCAATATTACCGATGCACAAGGCTCATTTGTGCGCGAAGCTGAAAAAATCCTTAAAAAACAGGGGCTCAGAGTCACTTCTGACTTGAGAAATGAGAAGATCGGCTTTAAAATCCGCGAGCAAACTTTACAGCGCGTCCCTTACTTATTAGTTGTGGGAGATCGTGAAGTAGAGTCTGGTTCTGTATCAGTTCGTACCCGCGAAGGGGAAGATCTTGGTATTATGACGCTCGCCGCGTTTGCTGCGCATTTGCAGCAGGAAGTCGTGAGTCGTAGTCGGCCATCATTAGAATGA